Proteins encoded within one genomic window of Pseudocalidococcus azoricus BACA0444:
- a CDS encoding RloB family protein — protein sequence MPRHRGNSRGYSPRKINIRTIKQRFLIVCEGAKTEPNYFRAFRVPKDVAELKIKGIARQPSQIVVRAREIMENEDYDQVWCVFDRDDWTPEDFNNAITNAERSGIKVAYSNEAFELWYVLHFCFLNTGIPRSDYCKKLDKLLEHKYEKNSDTIYEELFDRQTTAIKDAENLLNQYQPPRPADDNPSTTVHLLVQELNKFL from the coding sequence ATGCCTAGACATAGAGGAAACTCCCGTGGATATTCGCCAAGAAAAATTAATATTAGAACTATTAAGCAGCGATTTTTAATCGTATGTGAAGGGGCAAAAACTGAACCTAACTATTTCAGGGCTTTTCGAGTTCCCAAAGATGTTGCCGAACTCAAGATTAAAGGTATCGCCAGACAGCCTAGTCAAATAGTAGTTCGAGCTAGAGAAATTATGGAAAATGAAGACTACGATCAAGTTTGGTGTGTTTTTGACCGAGATGATTGGACACCAGAAGATTTTAACAATGCCATTACCAATGCTGAACGTTCAGGTATTAAGGTTGCTTATTCCAATGAAGCCTTTGAACTTTGGTATGTCTTACATTTTTGTTTCCTAAATACTGGAATCCCTCGAAGTGATTATTGCAAGAAATTAGATAAACTTCTGGAGCATAAATACGAGAAAAACAGCGACACAATTTATGAGGAATTATTTGATCGACAAACAACCGCTATCAAGGATGCCGAAAATCTGCTGAATCAATATCAACCTCCCAGGCCTGCTGACGATAATCCTTCGACCACAGTGCATTTATTAGTTCAAGAACTTAATAAGTTTCTTTGA
- the murD gene encoding UDP-N-acetylmuramoyl-L-alanine--D-glutamate ligase yields the protein MPDSPLPVAHVIGLGKSGIAAAQLLQGQGWHVVLSDRGQSATLEAQAEQLQAQGIQVLLNYSFTWPLAPESKLTPPELVVISPGVPWHNPGLVAARQAGIPVIGEVELAWQTLGDIPWVGITGTNGKTTTTALTAAIFQAAGLQAPACGNIGYSICDVARSQKFQHQALDWVIAEISSYQLESQPTVVPKIAIWTTLTPDHLERHGSLENYCAAKCLLLDQAQAQVLNGDDPYIRTHLVERYPQAWWTSTTGATDLPNDRERGVYFQAGWVMTGSEKLFPAAALKMPGVHNQQNLLLAVAAAHLAGINPEAMLTGISHFPGVAHRLEHICTWQGIEFINDSKATNYDAAEIGLRAVMGPVILIAGGQSKKGEAQAWLKLIQQKVVQVFLIGDAAAEFSELLTGVGYRAWADVQTLDQAVIKAKELAPQVNAKTILFSPACASFDQYRNFEERGDHFRQLCPISSKFE from the coding sequence ATGCCTGATTCGCCGCTCCCTGTTGCGCATGTGATTGGTCTGGGCAAGTCGGGAATAGCAGCGGCCCAACTCCTCCAGGGGCAAGGATGGCACGTTGTCCTGAGTGATCGGGGACAATCCGCAACCTTGGAAGCCCAGGCCGAGCAACTTCAGGCCCAAGGGATTCAAGTTTTGCTCAATTACAGTTTTACCTGGCCTCTTGCGCCTGAATCCAAGCTTACACCCCCTGAATTAGTGGTGATTAGTCCGGGAGTTCCTTGGCATAACCCAGGCCTGGTGGCGGCTCGTCAAGCAGGCATTCCAGTGATTGGGGAAGTGGAATTGGCCTGGCAAACCTTGGGGGATATTCCTTGGGTCGGGATTACAGGCACCAATGGCAAAACCACCACCACAGCCTTAACGGCGGCCATTTTCCAAGCCGCAGGTCTCCAAGCCCCGGCCTGTGGCAATATCGGCTATTCCATTTGTGATGTGGCCCGGTCGCAAAAATTTCAACACCAGGCCCTGGATTGGGTGATTGCCGAAATTAGTAGTTATCAACTGGAATCGCAGCCAACCGTTGTCCCTAAAATTGCGATCTGGACAACCTTAACCCCGGATCATCTAGAACGACACGGCAGTTTAGAAAATTATTGTGCCGCGAAGTGTTTGTTGCTCGACCAAGCTCAAGCTCAAGTTCTCAATGGAGATGATCCCTATATCCGCACCCACTTAGTTGAGCGATACCCCCAGGCCTGGTGGACAAGTACAACGGGTGCAACGGATTTACCCAATGACAGAGAACGGGGGGTTTATTTCCAAGCCGGTTGGGTCATGACGGGCAGTGAAAAACTATTCCCGGCTGCGGCCCTGAAAATGCCTGGGGTTCACAATCAACAGAATTTATTATTAGCGGTTGCAGCGGCCCATTTGGCGGGGATTAATCCAGAGGCCATGTTAACTGGAATTAGTCATTTTCCTGGGGTTGCCCATCGGTTAGAGCATATTTGTACTTGGCAGGGAATTGAGTTTATTAATGACAGTAAAGCCACCAACTATGATGCGGCGGAAATTGGCTTAAGGGCGGTGATGGGGCCGGTAATTTTAATTGCTGGAGGACAAAGTAAAAAGGGGGAGGCCCAGGCCTGGTTAAAGTTAATTCAACAAAAAGTCGTCCAGGTGTTTTTGATTGGGGATGCGGCGGCGGAATTTAGCGAACTATTGACAGGTGTGGGCTACAGGGCCTGGGCAGACGTACAAACCTTGGATCAAGCCGTGATCAAAGCCAAGGAACTCGCTCCCCAAGTCAACGCAAAAACGATTCTCTTTTCCCCGGCCTGTGCCAGCTTTGACCAATATCGGAACTTTGAAGAACGGGGCGACCATTTCCGTCAGCTTTGCCCAATATCTTCCAAATTTGAGTAA
- a CDS encoding cation diffusion facilitator family transporter, whose amino-acid sequence MSHSHHHPHGHSHTPKQFTQAFRIGLTLNISLVVLEVVAGLWSNSLALLSDAGHNLSDVLGLVLAWGASYLTRRQTSAQKTYGWRKASILAALFNAIFLMVVTGGLAWEALKRLMNPGPVEEMTVIWVASLALVINGGTAWLFAAGRKGDLNIRGAFLHMMSDALVSLGVIVAAVLILLTGWFWLDPLVTLLIGILIIYTTWDLLRDALTLSLDGVPKSIDTQAVRDYLNHRPGVGQIHDLHIWAMSTTETALTAHLVMESGYPGDDFLHQTTAELQAHFGINHATLQIEVGDSPQACVLIHDPHGY is encoded by the coding sequence ATGAGCCATTCCCATCATCACCCCCACGGACATTCCCACACCCCGAAGCAGTTCACCCAGGCCTTTCGGATTGGCTTGACCTTAAACATCAGTCTGGTGGTCTTAGAAGTTGTGGCTGGCCTGTGGTCTAATTCCTTGGCCCTGTTGAGTGATGCGGGCCATAACCTGAGTGATGTTTTGGGCTTGGTCTTGGCCTGGGGAGCCAGTTATTTGACTCGGCGGCAAACCTCAGCGCAGAAAACCTACGGTTGGCGGAAGGCTTCGATTTTGGCTGCCTTGTTTAATGCCATTTTTTTGATGGTGGTGACGGGGGGCCTGGCCTGGGAGGCTCTCAAACGGTTAATGAACCCTGGCCCAGTGGAAGAGATGACGGTGATCTGGGTGGCCAGTTTAGCCTTGGTGATCAATGGGGGCACGGCCTGGTTGTTTGCGGCAGGGCGAAAGGGAGATTTGAATATTCGGGGGGCATTTCTGCACATGATGTCCGATGCTTTAGTCTCCTTGGGGGTGATTGTCGCCGCAGTTTTGATTCTCCTGACGGGTTGGTTTTGGTTAGACCCGCTGGTGACATTACTGATTGGCATCTTAATTATCTATACCACCTGGGACTTATTGCGGGATGCTTTGACCCTCAGTTTGGATGGTGTGCCGAAGTCCATTGATACCCAGGCCGTGCGGGACTATCTCAATCACAGGCCTGGAGTCGGACAAATTCATGATCTCCATATTTGGGCGATGAGCACGACTGAAACGGCTTTGACGGCCCACCTCGTCATGGAGTCGGGCTATCCAGGGGATGACTTTTTACATCAGACGACAGCGGAACTCCAGGCTCATTTTGGCATTAACCATGCCACGTTACAAATTGAGGTGGGTGATTCGCCCCAGGCCTGTGTTTTGATCCACGATCCCCACGGCTATTGA
- the ispG gene encoding (E)-4-hydroxy-3-methylbut-2-enyl-diphosphate synthase yields the protein MQTLSPPVPTPTPETAEVGIVRRKTRPVPVGSITIGGGYPVAVQSMINEDTLDVAGAVAGIRRLHEIGCEIVRVTVPSMAHAKAMAEIRETLERTYQPVPLVADVHHNGMKIALEVSKYVDNVRINPGLYVFEKPKADRTEYTQAEFDEIGEKIRETLEPLVISLRDQNKSMRIGVNHGSLAERMLFTYGDTPEGMVESALEFIRLCEDMNFYNLEISLKASRVPVMIAANRLMVKRMDALGMDYPLHLGVTEAGDGEYGRIKSTAGIGTLLAEGIGDTIRVSLTEAPEKEIPVCYGILQALGLRRTMVEYVACPSCGRTLFNLEEVLQKVRAATSHLTGLNIAVMGCIVNGPGEMADADYGYVGKQPGFISLYRGRDEVTKVPEDQGVSALIDLIKSDDRWVDP from the coding sequence ATGCAAACTCTCTCTCCCCCTGTCCCCACACCTACTCCGGAAACCGCTGAAGTTGGTATTGTTCGGCGCAAAACTCGCCCAGTGCCCGTTGGCTCAATTACCATTGGTGGCGGCTATCCCGTGGCGGTTCAGTCCATGATCAACGAAGATACCTTGGATGTTGCCGGAGCAGTGGCCGGAATTCGCCGACTCCATGAAATTGGTTGTGAAATTGTCCGGGTCACGGTTCCCAGTATGGCCCACGCCAAAGCCATGGCCGAGATTCGGGAAACCCTGGAAAGAACCTATCAACCCGTGCCCCTAGTCGCCGATGTTCACCACAATGGGATGAAAATTGCCCTCGAAGTCTCGAAATATGTGGATAACGTCCGAATTAACCCAGGCCTGTATGTGTTTGAAAAACCGAAAGCCGACCGTACCGAATATACCCAGGCCGAGTTTGACGAAATTGGTGAAAAAATCCGGGAAACCCTCGAGCCATTGGTGATTTCCTTACGGGATCAAAACAAGTCCATGCGCATTGGCGTAAACCATGGCTCCTTAGCGGAACGGATGCTGTTTACCTATGGGGATACTCCCGAAGGCATGGTCGAGTCGGCTCTGGAATTTATCCGCCTTTGTGAGGACATGAATTTCTACAATTTGGAGATTTCCCTCAAGGCCTCCCGAGTGCCGGTGATGATTGCCGCCAACCGCCTGATGGTCAAACGGATGGATGCATTGGGCATGGATTATCCCTTGCATTTAGGTGTCACCGAAGCTGGCGATGGCGAATACGGCCGGATTAAATCTACAGCCGGAATTGGGACTCTTTTAGCAGAGGGGATTGGCGATACGATTCGCGTCTCCTTAACAGAAGCTCCTGAAAAAGAAATCCCCGTTTGCTATGGAATTCTCCAGGCCTTGGGGTTACGCCGGACAATGGTGGAATATGTCGCCTGTCCCTCCTGTGGTCGCACCCTGTTTAATTTGGAAGAAGTGCTCCAAAAAGTCCGAGCGGCCACCAGTCACTTAACGGGGCTGAATATTGCCGTGATGGGCTGTATTGTCAACGGGCCGGGGGAAATGGCTGATGCGGATTATGGCTATGTCGGCAAACAACCGGGCTTTATTTCCCTCTATCGCGGCCGGGATGAGGTGACAAAAGTTCCCGAAGATCAAGGGGTTTCCGCCTTAATTGATCTAATTAAATCCGATGATCGCTGGGTTGATCCATAG
- the ctpC gene encoding carboxyl-terminal processing protease CtpC gives MGLKKQGLVVGATALLTVAVALAGAELHPSKSWAGFRQSPKELVDEVWQVIDREYVDATFNGQDWRAVRREFLSKTYTTPDQAYTAAREMLEKLNDPYTRFMDPEQFRSMQIETSGELTGVGITITQDEKTKDITVVSPVEGSPAAEAGILAKDIILKIDNKPTKGMDLNEAVGMIRGQVNTKVTLTIKRGNETFDRVLTRARIEIHPVKASIRQTPNGPIGYIRLVQFSSNAAGEMRNAIREQEKQGVTGFILDLRSNPGGLLFSSAEIARMFLPQGTIVSTVNRQGEADRLRAGRGFLTDKPLVVLIDGGSASASEILAGALQDNKRAVLVGTKSFGKGLVQSVQPVGEGSGMAVTIAKYYTPSGRDINKKGIEPDVEVKITEAQRESLTREDIATPKDPQYAKALSILNQEIVAQQKQAQKPAPASSTP, from the coding sequence ATGGGTCTGAAAAAGCAAGGACTTGTCGTTGGAGCCACCGCCTTGTTAACCGTAGCTGTGGCCTTGGCTGGGGCAGAGTTGCACCCGTCTAAAAGCTGGGCCGGCTTTCGCCAAAGTCCCAAAGAACTGGTGGATGAAGTCTGGCAGGTGATTGATCGGGAATATGTAGATGCCACCTTCAATGGCCAGGATTGGCGGGCCGTTCGCCGGGAATTTCTCTCCAAGACTTATACAACTCCCGATCAGGCCTACACCGCCGCCCGGGAAATGCTGGAGAAACTCAATGATCCCTACACCCGCTTTATGGATCCAGAGCAGTTTCGCTCGATGCAGATTGAAACCTCAGGGGAATTAACTGGGGTCGGGATCACCATTACCCAAGATGAGAAAACTAAGGATATTACGGTGGTTTCCCCTGTGGAAGGCAGTCCCGCCGCCGAAGCCGGAATCCTCGCCAAGGATATTATTCTCAAGATTGATAATAAACCCACTAAAGGCATGGATTTGAACGAAGCGGTGGGCATGATCCGGGGGCAAGTAAACACCAAAGTGACCCTCACCATCAAACGGGGTAACGAAACCTTTGATCGGGTCTTGACGCGGGCCCGGATTGAAATTCACCCCGTCAAAGCTAGTATCCGCCAAACTCCCAATGGCCCCATTGGCTATATTCGCCTTGTTCAGTTCAGTTCAAATGCGGCTGGGGAAATGCGGAATGCGATTCGGGAACAGGAAAAACAGGGGGTGACGGGCTTTATTCTTGACCTGCGCTCGAATCCAGGTGGACTCTTGTTCTCCAGTGCGGAAATTGCCCGGATGTTTCTACCCCAAGGTACGATTGTTTCGACGGTAAATCGCCAGGGAGAGGCTGATCGATTGCGGGCGGGGCGGGGCTTTTTAACGGATAAACCTTTGGTGGTGCTGATTGATGGAGGTTCCGCCAGTGCCAGTGAAATTTTGGCTGGTGCGTTGCAGGACAACAAACGGGCGGTCTTGGTGGGAACAAAATCTTTTGGTAAGGGCTTGGTACAGTCGGTTCAGCCAGTGGGTGAGGGGTCTGGGATGGCCGTCACCATTGCCAAATATTACACCCCCAGTGGCCGAGATATCAATAAAAAAGGGATTGAGCCGGATGTGGAGGTGAAGATTACCGAGGCCCAACGGGAAAGTCTCACCCGAGAGGACATTGCTACACCGAAGGATCCCCAATATGCCAAAGCCCTGTCAATTTTGAACCAGGAAATCGTTGCCCAACAAAAACAGGCCCAAAAACCTGCCCCTGCCAGTTCTACACCCTAG
- a CDS encoding DUF429 domain-containing protein has translation MYFLGVDLGWVSGASGLCCLAWDSSQLRLMDLRCEIDLEAILAWIESWLPDHAPGLVAVDAPTLIPNATGMRTCDRQAHQRLGRYDAGCYPANQGLSFAARTVGFSELLRERGFNHAPIIQARASGRYQIEVFPHAGTVQLFNLNQIIKYKKGRIAERQAGLNQLRDLILEKFPQLHPPLEIAELPEIPVQVSLKQLKAIEDQLDALICAYMGAYWWAWGLEKNWVLGGQEFRPQPTQSQDYLNTGFIVIPQPQQ, from the coding sequence ATGTACTTTTTAGGAGTTGATCTCGGTTGGGTATCGGGTGCGTCAGGATTATGTTGCTTGGCCTGGGATTCCTCTCAGTTGCGACTGATGGATCTCCGCTGTGAGATTGATTTAGAAGCCATCTTGGCCTGGATTGAGAGTTGGTTGCCAGATCATGCCCCAGGCCTGGTTGCAGTTGATGCCCCGACCTTGATTCCCAATGCCACGGGAATGCGTACCTGTGATCGCCAGGCCCATCAACGTTTAGGGCGGTACGATGCAGGCTGTTATCCGGCCAATCAAGGATTATCCTTCGCAGCCCGAACGGTCGGGTTTTCTGAATTACTCCGAGAGCGGGGGTTCAATCATGCCCCAATCATCCAGGCTAGGGCATCCGGGCGCTACCAGATTGAAGTCTTTCCCCATGCAGGTACAGTGCAGTTATTTAACCTCAATCAAATTATCAAGTACAAAAAGGGCCGGATTGCAGAACGCCAGGCCGGGTTAAACCAATTGCGAGACCTCATCCTCGAAAAATTTCCTCAGTTGCACCCACCTCTGGAAATTGCTGAACTACCCGAGATTCCCGTGCAAGTGTCACTCAAGCAACTCAAAGCCATTGAAGATCAACTGGATGCCCTCATCTGTGCCTATATGGGAGCCTATTGGTGGGCCTGGGGCCTGGAAAAAAATTGGGTTCTCGGTGGTCAAGAATTTCGGCCCCAACCCACTCAGAGTCAGGATTACTTAAATACTGGCTTTATCGTGATTCCCCAACCGCAACAATAG
- the sat gene encoding sulfate adenylyltransferase, which translates to MTLALEFPPLQDAILPHGGELINRIVPPAEKQEWLSKADHLPRLSLDARAVSDLELIAIGGFSPLTGFMAQADYDAVVETMHLANGLPWSIPVTLSVTPDVAAPLKLGQWIRLDDPAGEFTGVMQLSEKYTYDPQKEARLVYRTEDEKHPGVKVVYQQGRVNLAGPIWLLQRHPHPLFPSYCIDPQDSRAAFRQRGWQTIVGFQTRNPIHRAHEYIQKCALETVDGLFLHPLVGATKEDDIPADVRMRCYEIMMEHYFPQDRVILAINPAAMRYAGPREAIFHALVRKNYGCTHFIVGRDHAGVGDYYGTYDAQYIFAEFDRDELGIMPMMFEHAFYCTRTQSMATTKTSPSKPEERIHLSGTKVREMLRRGELPPPEFSRPEVAAELVRAMQVPV; encoded by the coding sequence TTGACGCTTGCCTTAGAGTTTCCCCCCCTTCAAGATGCCATTTTGCCCCATGGTGGTGAACTGATTAACCGGATTGTTCCCCCCGCAGAGAAGCAGGAATGGCTCAGTAAAGCTGATCACTTACCACGCTTGTCCCTGGATGCCCGGGCCGTCTCTGATTTGGAGTTAATTGCCATTGGTGGGTTTAGTCCCTTAACCGGATTCATGGCCCAGGCCGACTATGATGCCGTTGTGGAAACCATGCATTTAGCCAACGGGCTACCCTGGTCAATTCCGGTCACTCTCTCCGTCACCCCAGATGTCGCAGCCCCTCTCAAGCTTGGCCAGTGGATTCGCTTAGATGATCCGGCCGGTGAATTTACGGGAGTCATGCAACTGTCTGAGAAATATACCTATGATCCCCAGAAAGAAGCCCGCCTTGTGTATCGCACTGAGGATGAAAAACATCCGGGTGTGAAAGTAGTCTATCAACAGGGCCGTGTCAACTTAGCGGGGCCGATCTGGCTGCTCCAACGCCATCCCCATCCCTTGTTTCCCAGTTATTGCATTGACCCTCAGGATAGTCGGGCGGCATTTCGGCAACGGGGCTGGCAAACCATTGTTGGCTTTCAAACCCGCAACCCCATCCACCGGGCCCATGAATACATTCAAAAATGTGCCTTAGAAACCGTAGATGGGTTATTTTTACATCCGCTGGTGGGCGCAACCAAGGAAGATGATATTCCGGCCGATGTGCGGATGCGCTGTTATGAAATTATGATGGAGCATTACTTTCCCCAGGATCGGGTTATTTTAGCGATCAATCCTGCGGCGATGCGCTATGCCGGGCCTCGGGAAGCGATTTTCCATGCCCTGGTACGGAAAAACTATGGGTGTACCCACTTTATTGTTGGCCGGGATCATGCCGGGGTGGGGGACTACTACGGAACCTATGATGCCCAATACATTTTTGCCGAATTTGATCGGGATGAGTTGGGGATTATGCCGATGATGTTTGAGCACGCCTTTTACTGTACCCGCACCCAATCCATGGCCACTACCAAAACTAGCCCCAGCAAACCCGAGGAGCGGATCCATTTATCAGGAACTAAGGTGCGGGAAATGTTGCGGCGCGGAGAATTGCCCCCTCCCGAGTTTTCCCGGCCAGAAGTGGCGGCGGAATTGGTCCGAGCCATGCAGGTTCCTGTTTGA
- a CDS encoding cobalamin biosynthesis protein, translating into MKNLWAGIGFQGGVTGTDLETALLNVLQAHALSAQALIGIASLDRKRNSQALQDLAQAWQLELQFFSSEELNSLWTPNPSQQAFIHVQARSVAEAAALGGAKSAQLIIPKQIYRTASQRAITLAISQVGSDLPEMDRCNRVV; encoded by the coding sequence GTGAAAAATCTCTGGGCCGGGATTGGGTTTCAGGGGGGTGTGACTGGTACTGATCTGGAGACTGCGCTCCTCAACGTCCTCCAGGCCCATGCCCTATCTGCCCAGGCCTTGATTGGGATAGCAAGTTTAGATCGCAAACGAAACTCCCAAGCTTTACAGGACTTGGCCCAGGCCTGGCAGTTAGAGTTACAGTTCTTTAGCTCTGAGGAACTTAACTCTCTTTGGACTCCTAACCCTTCTCAGCAAGCCTTCATCCATGTCCAGGCCCGGAGTGTGGCCGAAGCAGCGGCTCTTGGGGGAGCTAAGTCAGCCCAGTTAATAATCCCCAAGCAAATTTATCGGACAGCAAGCCAGCGGGCCATTACCTTAGCCATCAGTCAAGTTGGGTCTGACCTGCCTGAGATGGATCGCTGCAACCGGGTTGTCTGA
- a CDS encoding amino acid ABC transporter substrate-binding protein: protein MSAFLLLQPWRNITLTALLAAWTVVLAGEVKAETVLEKIQRTGVITAGTRDDAVPFGFKQNGQLVGYAVDLLGLIRERAERDLQKPIRLELVPVTPSNRISLVQARKIDIECGATSRTWNRAKFVDFSVPFFLAGTQLLVKAGNPAQGPAALAGQKVGVIKGTTNEGAILNLRPTVDVVYVPDRAAGVAAVASGKIAAFASDGVLLEGNLKVNHTAENFRIIPPVPIQSEAYACMVPPNQSGWRNLVDVTLLSFMEGLVSQQPAPTQLYNRWFGPTGFVPYPEQINIQFFKGILNTQERPPR from the coding sequence ATGTCTGCTTTTTTGTTACTACAGCCTTGGCGAAACATTACCCTAACGGCCTTGCTCGCGGCCTGGACAGTAGTCCTAGCTGGGGAAGTCAAAGCCGAAACAGTCTTGGAAAAGATTCAACGCACCGGGGTAATCACGGCTGGGACACGAGATGACGCGGTTCCCTTTGGCTTCAAGCAGAATGGTCAATTGGTGGGCTATGCAGTGGACTTATTAGGGCTGATTCGAGAGCGGGCCGAGCGAGATCTGCAAAAACCCATTCGCCTGGAACTGGTTCCCGTTACCCCCAGCAATCGCATTTCCCTGGTTCAGGCGCGCAAAATTGATATTGAATGTGGGGCCACTTCCCGCACCTGGAATCGGGCTAAGTTTGTTGATTTTTCTGTGCCGTTCTTTTTGGCTGGAACACAACTGCTCGTCAAAGCTGGCAACCCGGCCCAAGGGCCTGCGGCACTGGCAGGCCAAAAAGTTGGGGTTATTAAAGGCACCACCAATGAAGGGGCCATTCTCAATCTTCGCCCCACCGTGGATGTGGTCTATGTCCCAGATCGGGCCGCGGGAGTGGCTGCCGTGGCTTCAGGGAAAATTGCCGCCTTTGCCAGTGATGGGGTGTTATTGGAGGGAAACCTGAAGGTCAATCATACAGCGGAGAATTTTCGGATCATTCCCCCCGTTCCAATTCAATCCGAAGCCTATGCCTGTATGGTTCCCCCTAATCAGTCGGGGTGGCGGAATCTGGTTGATGTCACCTTGTTGAGCTTCATGGAGGGCCTGGTCAGTCAGCAACCCGCACCGACCCAACTCTATAACCGCTGGTTTGGGCCAACGGGTTTTGTCCCTTATCCCGAACAAATCAATATTCAGTTTTTCAAAGGGATTCTTAATACCCAAGAGCGCCCCCCCCGCTAG
- a CDS encoding aromatic ring-hydroxylating dioxygenase subunit alpha: MSGERDLYFLRNLWYYALPGQQLQPGQLLGKTLLEEPILFGRTEAGQVFAMRDLCPHRGVPLRYGRLVGTEVECPYHGWRFNPQGECTLIPGLVAEQQFNTQKICVQSYPVREVQGNIWIFMPAKPGDQPPLELDIPTVPGFGLDFAAQAWQQFQFPCHVDYAISGLVDPQHVPFVHRAWWWRTDAPLFEKAKAFDPAPLGFTMRRHRLLKTTFFYRLLGGTPEVEISFQLPGVRIEATFTGPNTLCNLTTMTPITATQTEVTTLFYWTTPWITWLKPFLLPFVNTFVHQDLAMVAKQQEGLRYDPNLMLVGDGDAQVRWYYQVKKEFSQAQAEGREFTNPVKSQILRWRS; this comes from the coding sequence ATGAGTGGGGAGCGTGATTTATACTTTCTCCGCAACCTTTGGTACTACGCTCTACCGGGGCAGCAGCTTCAACCCGGCCAACTCTTGGGTAAAACCCTCTTAGAAGAACCCATCTTGTTTGGCCGTACCGAAGCGGGGCAGGTTTTTGCGATGCGAGATCTCTGTCCCCACCGAGGTGTGCCTTTACGCTATGGGCGGTTAGTTGGGACGGAGGTGGAATGTCCCTATCACGGCTGGCGATTTAATCCGCAGGGGGAATGTACCCTGATTCCTGGCCTGGTGGCAGAACAGCAGTTTAATACCCAAAAAATTTGTGTTCAATCCTACCCAGTCCGGGAAGTGCAGGGGAATATTTGGATTTTTATGCCGGCCAAACCCGGAGACCAGCCCCCCCTAGAGTTAGACATTCCCACAGTTCCTGGTTTTGGCTTGGATTTTGCCGCCCAGGCCTGGCAGCAGTTTCAATTTCCTTGCCATGTGGATTATGCCATTAGTGGCTTGGTTGACCCGCAACACGTTCCCTTTGTCCATCGGGCCTGGTGGTGGCGTACCGATGCTCCCCTCTTTGAAAAAGCCAAGGCCTTTGATCCCGCTCCCTTGGGTTTTACCATGCGCCGCCATCGTCTTTTGAAAACCACCTTTTTCTATCGGCTCTTGGGGGGGACACCGGAAGTTGAAATTAGTTTTCAATTACCTGGAGTTCGCATCGAAGCCACCTTTACAGGCCCCAATACCCTCTGTAACTTAACAACCATGACCCCAATTACGGCCACCCAAACCGAAGTTACTACCCTCTTTTACTGGACAACTCCCTGGATTACTTGGCTCAAGCCGTTTTTGCTGCCCTTTGTGAATACCTTTGTCCATCAAGACCTAGCTATGGTGGCGAAGCAACAGGAGGGCCTCCGGTATGACCCCAATTTAATGCTCGTTGGGGATGGAGACGCACAAGTCCGTTGGTATTACCAAGTCAAAAAAGAATTTTCTCAGGCCCAGGCCGAGGGCCGAGAATTTACCAACCCAGTCAAGTCCCAAATTCTCCGCTGGCGGAGTTAG